The following are from one region of the Stigmatella ashevillena genome:
- a CDS encoding PEP/pyruvate-binding domain-containing protein: protein MSSSLLVSMTEAGDPGHVGQKFARQQRLAQQGFPVPEFFCLTTGMFQQVSRPILSAIEQLTAKVDRTSQQDVRRVAGDIERLFLEVPLGAECEASILEAFDRTFGAEATVAVRASVVGRSLAESEDSEADPFAGVSSTFLYVKRGLLLDRIRRCWASGFTPEGLLYRLAQGRDLRGLTVAVGVQRMIPGRRSFVVFTCDPKTTERKTLIVAGHGIGEGVVQEKVGVDHYFLHPQTGRIDRELGHKAEMLCENPVPGGELLCLPVPESLRDAPCLSDAEIQRLGSLARDIERTFGVPQDIEGTFTEDGTLHVLQARPIAFDFRKIRVWSCANVSESFPGVTTPLTYSLASHFYEVIFYDFLRRLRGADARTLHDHGSAFQNMLGFIDGRVYHSLSDLMHVNGINPIAAPFMKDLEDVLQLDASLFIRLPGHRDSFPSTAQYMLAMGRAVGGALSTTAWFRHDFDMYEKWWQRTLAGLRALTPEQEDPLVLIYHFRQVWTGVGNWWGLTLINHWYINTYYGLARRLLLKWTGEDPSALLVGLLCGARPDASTHALLSAVALAEAVRADRALSKLFAEGEAEAVWRKIDAGEVPAAFAQAFREHLREYGDRGVQELNVERPNLRETPWELVRIVQSYSRTSVTREELRTSDKARRAEAEARLRHLLKGQPLRRLALQPLLERLRTVIGLREDSRFWRGQLFGFSKRVFAVLGKRMAERGVLDAPLDVHYLTMREVLDHFEGRGVTRRVSELARLRRQEHLDNQERQPPRDFTTVGSVVDGIPRAVEAVSGDASLLMGIGSSAGIVEGFARIVKDPGAVGTLGKEDILIAKETDPGWLFLMLASGGIVVERGSMLSHTAIAGRKFGIPTVVGVPHATTRIPDGARVRVDGTTGTVTLVAA from the coding sequence ATGTCTTCCTCCCTCCTTGTCTCCATGACCGAGGCCGGCGACCCGGGCCACGTCGGCCAGAAGTTCGCGCGCCAGCAGCGCCTGGCCCAGCAGGGCTTTCCGGTCCCCGAGTTCTTCTGCCTCACCACCGGGATGTTCCAGCAGGTGTCGCGGCCCATCCTCTCCGCCATCGAGCAGCTCACCGCGAAGGTGGACCGGACCTCTCAGCAGGACGTCCGCCGCGTCGCTGGTGACATCGAAAGGCTCTTTCTGGAGGTTCCGCTGGGCGCCGAGTGCGAGGCGTCCATCCTGGAGGCGTTCGATCGCACCTTCGGCGCCGAGGCCACGGTGGCGGTGCGGGCCTCCGTCGTGGGCCGTTCCCTGGCCGAGAGCGAGGACTCGGAGGCCGATCCGTTCGCGGGCGTGAGCTCGACGTTCCTCTACGTCAAGCGCGGGCTGTTGCTCGACCGGATCCGCCGCTGCTGGGCGTCGGGGTTCACGCCGGAGGGGCTGCTCTATCGCCTCGCCCAGGGGCGCGACCTCCGCGGGCTCACCGTGGCGGTGGGCGTCCAGCGAATGATTCCGGGGCGTCGCTCGTTCGTGGTCTTCACATGCGATCCGAAGACGACGGAGCGCAAGACGCTCATCGTCGCGGGCCACGGGATTGGCGAAGGCGTGGTGCAGGAGAAGGTCGGCGTCGACCACTACTTCCTCCATCCCCAGACGGGCCGCATCGACCGGGAGCTCGGGCACAAGGCGGAGATGCTGTGCGAGAACCCCGTGCCTGGCGGCGAGCTGCTCTGCCTGCCCGTGCCGGAGTCCCTGCGGGATGCCCCCTGCTTGTCGGACGCGGAAATCCAACGGTTGGGGTCGCTGGCTCGGGACATCGAACGCACCTTCGGCGTTCCCCAGGACATCGAGGGCACCTTCACGGAGGACGGGACGCTCCACGTCCTCCAGGCACGCCCCATCGCCTTCGACTTCCGGAAGATTCGCGTGTGGAGCTGCGCGAACGTCTCGGAGAGCTTCCCGGGCGTCACCACTCCGCTGACGTACTCGCTCGCCAGCCACTTCTACGAAGTCATCTTCTACGACTTCCTGCGCCGCCTGCGGGGCGCGGACGCGCGGACCCTGCATGACCACGGGTCTGCCTTCCAGAACATGCTGGGCTTCATCGACGGGCGCGTCTACCACTCGCTGTCAGACCTGATGCACGTCAACGGCATCAACCCCATCGCCGCCCCCTTCATGAAGGACCTGGAGGACGTGCTTCAACTGGACGCTTCATTGTTTATCCGGTTGCCCGGCCACCGCGACAGCTTCCCCAGCACTGCCCAGTACATGCTCGCCATGGGACGCGCGGTGGGGGGCGCGTTGAGCACCACCGCATGGTTCCGGCACGACTTCGACATGTACGAGAAATGGTGGCAGCGGACGCTCGCCGGGCTGCGGGCCCTGACCCCGGAGCAGGAGGATCCGCTGGTCCTCATCTACCACTTCCGGCAAGTCTGGACCGGGGTAGGAAACTGGTGGGGGCTGACGCTCATCAACCACTGGTACATCAACACGTACTACGGGCTGGCGCGCAGGTTGCTGCTCAAGTGGACCGGGGAGGACCCCAGCGCGCTGCTCGTAGGCCTGCTGTGCGGAGCCCGGCCGGATGCGAGCACGCATGCGCTCCTCTCCGCCGTGGCGCTCGCGGAGGCCGTGCGTGCGGACCGCGCGCTGTCGAAGCTCTTCGCGGAGGGCGAGGCGGAAGCGGTGTGGCGGAAGATCGATGCCGGTGAAGTCCCTGCTGCGTTCGCCCAGGCGTTCCGCGAACACCTGCGTGAGTACGGCGACCGGGGGGTGCAGGAACTGAACGTGGAGCGCCCGAACCTGCGGGAGACCCCCTGGGAACTGGTGCGCATCGTCCAGTCCTATTCGCGCACGTCCGTCACCCGGGAGGAGTTGAGGACGTCCGACAAGGCACGGCGCGCGGAGGCGGAAGCCCGGCTGCGGCACCTGCTGAAGGGACAGCCGCTGCGCAGGCTCGCGCTCCAGCCGCTGCTGGAGCGATTGCGCACGGTGATTGGTCTGCGGGAGGACAGCCGGTTCTGGCGCGGTCAGCTCTTCGGCTTCAGCAAGCGCGTGTTCGCGGTGCTGGGGAAACGGATGGCGGAGCGTGGCGTGCTCGATGCGCCGCTGGACGTGCATTACCTCACGATGCGGGAAGTGCTGGACCACTTCGAGGGCCGGGGCGTCACCCGGCGGGTGAGTGAACTCGCGCGGCTTCGCCGGCAGGAGCACCTGGACAACCAGGAGCGCCAGCCGCCTCGGGACTTCACCACCGTGGGCAGCGTGGTGGACGGGATTCCCCGTGCCGTCGAGGCCGTGAGCGGTGATGCCTCCCTGCTCATGGGCATTGGTTCGAGCGCGGGCATCGTGGAGGGCTTCGCGCGCATCGTGAAGGACCCGGGCGCGGTGGGCACGCTGGGCAAGGAGGACATCCTCATCGCGAAGGAGACGGATCCAGGCTGGCTCTTCTTGATGCTGGCATCCGGAGGCATCGTGGTGGAGCGGGGGAGCATGCTCTCGCATACGGCCATTGCCGGCCGGAAGTTCGGCATCCCGACGGTGGTGGGCGTGCCTCACGCGACGACACGCATTCCGGACGGTGCGCGGGTGCGGGTGGATGGCACGACGGGAACGGTCACCCTGGTAGCGGCATGA
- a CDS encoding family 43 glycosylhydrolase, whose amino-acid sequence MSKRCILSLVIAGASLAASSAAAQTVGDSRNPIFRNIYTADPSAHVWADGRLYVYPSHDIAPPRGADLMDQYHVYSTNDMVNWVDHGEILRASSVPWGRPEGGFMWAPDVAYKNGVYYFYFPHPSGTEWNTTWKIGVATSSQPAANFTVQGYIPGLESLIDPAVFVDDDGQAYLYYGGGGIAKGGKLKANMVEIDGQMQNMQGLVDFHEASWVHKRNGLYYLSYSDNHDQNGEHNRMRYATSTSPLGPWTHRGIYIDSTDSSTNHGSIVQYKGQWYAFYHTSMLSGNDWLRSVSVDKLYYNNDGTIQLVKQTKQHGTPYFGSPRPIPGVVQAEEYDNGGQGVAFSDGSPQNEGGAYRTGEAVDVGGIPGGGYHVGWVSSAEWLEYTVNVATSGTYTVSARVATQTANGSSLRIAFDGQQVGTLAVPNTGEWQTYTTVSTQVNLQAGTHVIQVRFGDAFNLDHLTFTKQ is encoded by the coding sequence ATGTCCAAGCGTTGCATCCTTTCGCTGGTGATTGCCGGCGCGTCGCTCGCCGCGTCCTCGGCAGCCGCGCAGACCGTCGGCGATTCACGAAACCCGATCTTCCGCAACATCTACACGGCCGATCCCTCGGCGCATGTCTGGGCCGACGGGCGGCTCTATGTCTATCCCTCGCACGACATCGCCCCGCCGCGCGGCGCCGACCTCATGGACCAGTACCATGTCTACTCAACCAACGACATGGTCAACTGGGTTGACCACGGAGAGATCCTGCGCGCCTCCAGCGTGCCCTGGGGAAGGCCGGAGGGCGGCTTCATGTGGGCACCCGATGTGGCCTACAAGAACGGCGTGTACTACTTCTACTTTCCGCACCCCAGCGGGACGGAGTGGAACACCACCTGGAAGATCGGTGTGGCGACGAGCTCACAGCCAGCCGCGAACTTCACCGTGCAGGGCTACATCCCGGGACTCGAGTCGCTGATCGATCCCGCAGTGTTCGTCGACGACGATGGCCAAGCGTATCTGTATTACGGCGGTGGCGGCATCGCCAAGGGCGGCAAGCTCAAGGCCAACATGGTGGAGATCGACGGCCAGATGCAGAACATGCAGGGCTTGGTCGACTTCCACGAGGCCTCGTGGGTGCACAAGCGCAACGGGCTCTACTACTTGTCGTACTCGGACAACCACGACCAGAACGGTGAGCACAACCGCATGCGTTACGCCACGAGCACGAGCCCGCTGGGGCCGTGGACGCATCGCGGCATCTACATCGACTCCACCGACAGCTCGACGAACCACGGCTCGATCGTGCAGTACAAGGGGCAGTGGTACGCCTTCTACCACACGAGCATGTTGTCGGGGAACGACTGGCTGCGCTCGGTCAGCGTTGACAAGCTGTATTACAACAACGACGGCACGATTCAGTTGGTCAAGCAGACGAAGCAGCACGGCACGCCGTATTTTGGCTCGCCCCGCCCGATTCCCGGCGTGGTCCAAGCGGAGGAGTACGACAACGGCGGACAGGGCGTCGCGTTCAGCGACGGCAGTCCTCAGAACGAAGGCGGTGCGTACCGGACAGGCGAAGCCGTCGACGTCGGCGGGATTCCCGGCGGTGGATACCACGTCGGCTGGGTGAGTTCCGCAGAGTGGCTGGAGTACACGGTGAACGTGGCAACGAGTGGAACGTATACCGTGTCAGCGCGGGTCGCGACGCAGACGGCCAACGGCAGCTCGCTGCGCATTGCGTTCGACGGACAGCAGGTCGGCACCCTCGCCGTGCCGAATACCGGAGAATGGCAAACCTATACGACGGTGAGCACGCAGGTGAACCTGCAAGCCGGCACACACGTCATCCAGGTGCGTTTTGGTGACGCGTTCAATCTCGACCACCTGACGTTCACGAAGCAATAA
- a CDS encoding lipid A deacylase LpxR family protein — MLRALVLLSSAAVAQASASTPVSAEVKLPFVTTLHIENDVLAQSDRFYTNGIRLEHHGEYDTCRALALALGFPDTVDHRYPCGGSLAQNIYTPSHIVPLEGEEPWPNPDDRPYGGWLHAGLLFQHIAAAETPSRSSRLTLEATVGVIGPASGAKYVQRGFHSALRRLFGPDTARDPIGWEAQLPTEPAFHLSALREQPLIWSPYVDATWSAGAMLGTVFTNVSVGATVRVGLLARPFGLSPIMPSILQTLKEERPAGAPTAEVSPKAAPPERTWEAYFFARGQVRWVARNLFLDGTLFRKSISVRKTPFVGDSEFGGAVRTRHFQADLSMVFRSQEMAEPPEPRLGGHRFMQLQLSYLH, encoded by the coding sequence ATGCTGCGAGCCCTCGTGCTGCTGTCCTCTGCTGCCGTGGCCCAGGCCTCTGCTTCCACTCCCGTGTCAGCGGAGGTGAAGCTGCCTTTCGTGACGACCCTGCACATCGAAAACGATGTGCTCGCTCAGAGTGACCGCTTTTATACAAACGGCATTCGCCTGGAACACCACGGTGAATACGACACCTGCCGCGCCCTCGCCCTCGCGCTCGGCTTCCCAGACACCGTGGACCACCGCTATCCCTGCGGCGGCTCGCTGGCCCAGAACATCTATACGCCCAGCCACATCGTCCCTCTCGAAGGAGAGGAGCCCTGGCCGAACCCGGATGACCGCCCCTACGGCGGCTGGCTCCATGCCGGGCTGCTCTTCCAGCACATCGCCGCCGCCGAGACCCCTTCCCGCTCCTCGCGGCTCACGCTGGAGGCCACCGTGGGCGTCATCGGTCCCGCCTCGGGCGCGAAGTACGTCCAGCGCGGGTTTCACTCGGCGCTGCGGCGTCTGTTCGGCCCAGACACGGCGCGAGACCCCATCGGATGGGAGGCGCAGTTGCCCACCGAGCCCGCCTTTCACCTCTCCGCGCTGCGCGAACAGCCCCTGATCTGGAGCCCTTACGTCGACGCGACCTGGTCAGCGGGAGCCATGCTGGGCACGGTCTTTACGAACGTCAGCGTGGGAGCCACGGTGCGCGTGGGGCTGCTCGCCCGGCCGTTCGGGCTGTCCCCCATCATGCCTTCCATCCTCCAGACCTTGAAGGAGGAGCGCCCCGCAGGGGCGCCCACCGCGGAGGTGAGTCCCAAGGCGGCACCGCCCGAGCGCACCTGGGAGGCATACTTCTTCGCTCGCGGGCAGGTGCGGTGGGTGGCACGCAACTTGTTTCTGGATGGGACCCTCTTCCGCAAGAGCATCAGCGTCCGGAAGACACCCTTTGTTGGAGACAGCGAGTTCGGCGGGGCCGTGCGCACACGCCACTTCCAGGCCGACCTGAGCATGGTCTTCCGCTCTCAGGAAATGGCCGAACCGCCTGAGCCCCGGCTGGGAGGCCACCGTTTCATGCAACTCCAGCTCTCGTACTTGCATTGA
- a CDS encoding isochorismatase family cysteine hydrolase, protein MTEAYTVDLGKTALLFVDPYNDFLAKEGKLWPMVSKVATEVGLIDNLKKVTAKARASGLKIVIVPHHRWKPNELDGWEHPNPYMLGGYKKQIFADGSWGGEWYPDFAPQPGDLVCTEHWGSSGFANTNLDTILKQKGVTRVILVGLIANTCIESTGKYAVELGYHVTLVRDATAAASQEAMRCAHDINGPTYAHAVITTAELVAAL, encoded by the coding sequence ATGACCGAGGCTTACACCGTCGATCTGGGCAAGACAGCGCTGTTGTTTGTCGATCCCTACAACGACTTCCTCGCCAAGGAAGGCAAGCTGTGGCCGATGGTGTCGAAGGTCGCGACCGAAGTCGGACTGATCGACAATCTGAAGAAGGTCACCGCCAAGGCCCGTGCCTCCGGCCTGAAGATCGTGATCGTTCCGCACCACCGCTGGAAGCCGAACGAGCTCGACGGTTGGGAGCATCCGAACCCCTATATGCTCGGTGGCTACAAGAAGCAGATTTTCGCGGACGGGAGCTGGGGCGGCGAGTGGTACCCTGACTTCGCGCCCCAACCCGGGGATCTGGTCTGCACCGAGCATTGGGGCTCGAGCGGCTTCGCCAACACCAATCTCGACACGATCCTCAAGCAGAAGGGTGTGACCCGGGTCATCCTGGTGGGTTTGATCGCCAACACCTGCATCGAGAGCACCGGCAAATACGCCGTCGAACTCGGCTACCACGTGACGCTCGTTCGCGACGCAACCGCGGCGGCGAGCCAGGAAGCGATGCGCTGTGCTCACGACATCAACGGCCCCACGTACGCGCATGCGGTGATCACCACCGCCGAGCTGGTCGCCGCGCTCTAA
- a CDS encoding SDR family oxidoreductase, whose protein sequence is MRVLYIGGSGEISFDCIHETVRLGHDVTVFNRGRNNAGLPPACRFVTGDVGDDAAYSRLAAENFDVICQFRLFSPAELQRDIDIFSGHCGQYVFISSASAYAKPVRHLPITEQTPLHNPHWAYSRAKAEMEAILRAQNRLPYTIVRPSHTYRTHMPTPLGGEVSRLLRGLPVIIHGDGESLWTLTHARDFAPPFARLLGNPRALGEAFHITHDRQWSWNEISEAIAAAIGVREPRWVHVASDTLIRYNPEWEGPLLGDKAPSVQFDNSKVKSVVGAFDCPIDPWQGMKLVAANFAPSAVPDDAVRDALYDKIAADQERLGR, encoded by the coding sequence ATGCGCGTGCTTTACATCGGTGGCAGTGGTGAGATCAGCTTCGACTGCATCCACGAGACCGTGCGGCTGGGACACGACGTCACGGTCTTCAATCGCGGCCGGAACAATGCCGGGCTTCCGCCGGCCTGCCGCTTCGTGACAGGCGATGTGGGCGACGACGCAGCGTATTCGCGCCTTGCTGCTGAAAACTTCGACGTCATTTGCCAGTTCCGCCTCTTCTCTCCGGCGGAACTCCAGCGGGACATCGACATCTTCAGCGGACACTGTGGGCAGTATGTCTTCATCAGCTCCGCCTCGGCGTACGCCAAACCCGTCCGCCATCTGCCCATCACCGAGCAAACGCCGCTCCACAACCCACACTGGGCGTACTCGCGAGCGAAGGCCGAGATGGAGGCCATCCTTCGTGCGCAAAACCGCCTGCCGTACACCATCGTGCGGCCAAGCCACACCTACCGTACCCACATGCCGACGCCTCTGGGCGGCGAGGTGTCCCGGCTGTTGCGTGGACTGCCCGTCATCATTCATGGCGATGGTGAATCGCTCTGGACCCTCACGCACGCGCGCGATTTCGCCCCCCCCTTCGCGCGACTGCTCGGCAATCCGCGTGCGCTCGGCGAAGCGTTTCACATCACCCATGACCGGCAATGGTCATGGAACGAGATTTCCGAGGCGATCGCCGCGGCGATCGGTGTGCGGGAGCCACGGTGGGTCCACGTCGCCTCCGATACGCTCATCCGGTACAACCCGGAGTGGGAGGGTCCCCTCCTCGGCGACAAGGCCCCCTCGGTCCAATTCGATAACTCCAAAGTGAAATCCGTCGTGGGCGCTTTTGATTGTCCGATTGATCCTTGGCAGGGGATGAAGCTCGTCGCGGCGAACTTCGCACCGTCGGCGGTCCCGGACGACGCTGTGCGCGACGCGCTGTACGACAAAATCGCCGCTGACCAGGAACGGCTCGGCCGGTAG
- a CDS encoding efflux RND transporter permease subunit, whose product MNFTALFIRRPVVALVVNLLIIIAGLQALQSLNVRQYPRNENADITVTTAYIGASAELVRGFITTPMERVIASADGIDYVESQSMQGVSIIRARLKLNYDSNRALSEISAKVDQVRGDLPPEAQVPVLSIESADSQAAMAYLSFSSEFLRQNEITDYLVRVVQPRLSSLEGVQRADILGARTFAMRVWLKPDRMAALNISPAQVRQALATNNYLAAVGQTKGSLVQVNLTANTDLRSVEEFRQLIVRRDGGAVVRLSDISDVVLGAEDYDSDVRAEGKEAVFIGLWVLPHSNSLEVLQRVRAEMDALQKEIPEQIQASISFDGTEYIQNAIDEVINTLGETLIIVVVVIFLFLGSVRSILVPVVAIPVSLIGTVFLMQVFGFTVNLLTLLAVVLSVGLVVDDAIVVVENVERHLREGLRPVDAALKGARELAGPIVAMTITLAAVYAPIAFQGGLTGSLFREFALTLAGAVTLSGVVALTLSPMMSAFLLRAGHEDKGLSGIINRAFERLRAAYARSLDRALSARGVVYTAWAVLSVLALLMFSQSPQELAPTEDQGIVFGIVNTPSNSTLDQLIPSVQEVHRTVMEMPESAFTFQITNPGFGFWGLGLKPWAQRERSAAEVLAETQQRVGAIPGIQTFPILPSALPGGGNFPVEFVIASTAEAEELLRFAQQLQEKAAQSGLFAFPPLIDVKIDQPQSQVEIDREKVAQLGLSLGTVGQDLSAAVGGNFVNRFNISGRSYKVIPQILRVSRLNPEQLKDVHVTGPNGQLVALSSIASIRDTVAPRSLNRFQQLNAVKLSGVAIRPLDEALTYLETEAAQILPKGYNIDYTGESRQLRVEGNKFLPAFLLAVVLIFLVLAAQFNSFRDPFIILAGSVPLALFGALLTTFLKMPNPTMTFFTDSFTTTLNIYSQVGLVTLVGLIAKNGILIVDFANRLQEEGKTKLEAITEAASGRLRPILMTSVATVAGHFPLVLVEGPGAAARNSIGLVLVTGMAIGTFFTLFFVPAIYLLIARTRAVPASSEGQEREASRLAPMPATQQGH is encoded by the coding sequence ATGAACTTCACCGCCCTCTTCATCCGGCGCCCCGTGGTGGCGCTGGTGGTCAACCTTCTCATCATCATCGCGGGCCTGCAGGCCCTCCAGTCTCTCAACGTGCGGCAGTACCCGCGCAACGAGAACGCCGACATCACGGTGACGACGGCGTACATCGGCGCCAGCGCGGAGCTGGTCCGCGGCTTCATCACCACCCCCATGGAGCGGGTCATCGCCTCCGCGGACGGCATCGACTACGTCGAGTCCCAGAGCATGCAAGGCGTGTCCATCATCCGCGCCCGGCTCAAGCTCAACTACGACTCCAACCGCGCGCTCAGCGAAATCAGCGCCAAGGTCGATCAGGTGCGCGGCGACCTGCCCCCCGAAGCCCAGGTCCCCGTGCTCAGCATCGAGTCCGCGGACAGCCAGGCCGCCATGGCCTATCTGAGCTTCTCCTCCGAGTTCCTGCGGCAGAACGAAATCACGGACTACCTCGTGCGGGTGGTGCAGCCGCGGCTGTCCTCCCTGGAGGGCGTGCAGCGCGCGGACATCCTCGGGGCGCGGACGTTCGCGATGCGGGTGTGGCTGAAGCCAGACCGGATGGCCGCGCTCAACATCAGCCCGGCGCAAGTCCGGCAGGCGCTCGCCACCAACAACTACCTGGCCGCCGTGGGGCAGACGAAGGGCTCTCTCGTCCAGGTGAACCTCACGGCGAACACGGACCTGCGCTCGGTGGAGGAATTCCGGCAGCTCATCGTGCGGCGGGACGGCGGCGCGGTGGTCCGGCTCTCGGACATCTCGGACGTGGTACTCGGGGCTGAGGATTACGACAGCGATGTCCGGGCTGAAGGGAAGGAGGCGGTGTTCATCGGCCTCTGGGTGCTGCCCCACTCCAACTCGCTGGAAGTCCTCCAGCGCGTCCGCGCGGAGATGGACGCACTGCAAAAGGAGATCCCGGAGCAAATCCAAGCCTCCATCTCCTTCGATGGCACGGAGTACATCCAGAATGCCATCGACGAGGTGATCAACACGCTGGGCGAGACCCTGATCATCGTCGTGGTGGTCATCTTCCTGTTCCTTGGCTCCGTGCGCTCGATTCTGGTGCCGGTGGTGGCCATCCCGGTGTCGCTCATCGGCACGGTGTTCCTGATGCAGGTCTTCGGCTTCACGGTGAACCTCCTCACCCTGCTCGCGGTCGTGCTCTCGGTAGGGCTGGTGGTGGACGACGCCATCGTCGTGGTGGAGAACGTGGAGCGTCACCTGCGCGAGGGCCTGCGCCCGGTGGACGCCGCCCTCAAAGGCGCGCGCGAGCTGGCAGGCCCCATCGTCGCGATGACCATCACGCTCGCCGCGGTCTACGCGCCCATCGCCTTCCAGGGTGGACTCACCGGCTCGTTGTTCCGCGAGTTCGCGCTCACGCTGGCCGGAGCGGTGACCCTGTCGGGGGTGGTGGCGCTGACGCTCTCGCCGATGATGTCCGCCTTCCTCCTGCGCGCGGGCCATGAGGACAAGGGCCTGTCGGGGATCATCAACCGCGCCTTCGAGCGCCTGCGGGCCGCATACGCTCGCTCGCTGGACCGCGCGCTGAGCGCACGGGGCGTGGTCTACACCGCGTGGGCGGTGCTGAGCGTGCTCGCGCTCCTCATGTTCTCCCAGTCGCCACAGGAGCTTGCCCCGACGGAGGACCAAGGCATCGTCTTCGGCATCGTCAACACCCCGTCCAACTCCACGCTGGACCAGCTCATCCCGTCCGTCCAAGAGGTGCACCGGACGGTGATGGAGATGCCGGAGTCGGCATTCACCTTTCAAATCACCAACCCGGGCTTCGGGTTCTGGGGCTTGGGACTGAAGCCATGGGCGCAGCGCGAGCGCTCCGCGGCGGAAGTGCTGGCCGAGACGCAGCAGCGGGTCGGCGCCATCCCAGGCATTCAAACCTTCCCCATCCTGCCTTCCGCGCTGCCGGGTGGCGGCAACTTCCCGGTGGAATTCGTCATCGCCTCCACGGCGGAAGCGGAGGAGCTGCTGAGGTTCGCGCAGCAGCTCCAGGAGAAGGCGGCCCAGAGCGGGCTGTTCGCCTTCCCGCCGCTCATCGACGTGAAGATCGACCAACCGCAGTCGCAGGTCGAGATCGATCGCGAGAAGGTCGCGCAGCTGGGGCTGAGCCTCGGTACGGTGGGACAGGACCTGAGCGCGGCGGTGGGCGGCAACTTCGTCAACCGGTTCAACATCTCTGGGCGCAGCTACAAGGTCATCCCCCAGATCCTCCGCGTCTCACGGCTCAATCCCGAGCAGTTGAAGGATGTCCACGTCACCGGTCCCAACGGCCAGCTCGTGGCGCTGTCGTCCATTGCGTCCATCCGGGACACGGTGGCCCCCCGGTCGCTCAACCGCTTCCAGCAGCTCAACGCGGTGAAGCTGAGCGGCGTGGCCATCCGTCCGTTGGATGAGGCGCTCACCTACCTCGAGACGGAAGCGGCTCAGATTCTGCCCAAGGGCTACAACATCGATTACACGGGCGAGTCGCGGCAACTGCGCGTGGAGGGCAACAAGTTCCTCCCGGCGTTCCTGCTCGCGGTGGTGCTCATCTTCCTGGTGCTCGCGGCCCAGTTCAACAGCTTCCGGGATCCGTTCATCATCCTTGCCGGGTCGGTGCCGCTGGCGCTCTTCGGCGCGCTGCTGACCACGTTCTTGAAGATGCCGAACCCGACCATGACCTTCTTCACGGACAGCTTCACCACCACCCTCAACATCTACTCGCAGGTGGGATTGGTGACGCTGGTAGGACTGATTGCGAAGAACGGGATTCTCATCGTCGACTTCGCCAACCGTCTCCAAGAGGAGGGCAAGACGAAGCTCGAGGCCATCACGGAGGCCGCCTCTGGACGGCTCCGTCCGATTCTGATGACGTCGGTGGCGACGGTGGCGGGCCACTTCCCCTTGGTCTTGGTGGAAGGGCCGGGCGCAGCGGCGCGCAACAGCATCGGGCTCGTCCTGGTGACGGGCATGGCCATCGGCACCTTCTTCACCCTCTTCTTCGTCCCGGCGATCTATCTCCTCATCGCCCGGACGCGCGCGGTGCCTGCCAGCAGTGAGGGGCAGGAAAGGGAGGCGTCGCGGCTGGCCCCGATGCCCGCGACGCAGCAGGGGCATTGA